One window of the Cryptomeria japonica chromosome 7, Sugi_1.0, whole genome shotgun sequence genome contains the following:
- the LOC131054111 gene encoding lectin 8-like, which yields MKGQIQKIRNLGRISSRQIPMANFLYCFLFWFSIICSAFYCVSNAGAVNFSFPPQMDIYLWKDASISNDLIQLTKSSVNANISWSLGWATYDSIVPFGDGLTFFLAQFDFKPFDADTGNYLGLFRSETDGNPSNQIVALEFDTYKNDYDTDGNHVGIDVNSIQSKIIFSVSGLYEGAALHNGRKWDAWVLYNGSSRVPQLQVLQYPIDLSQYLPPNVMVGLSASTGAAIEFHALHVWNFSSQSS from the exons ATGAAAGGACAGATTCAGAAGATTCGAAATTTGGGCCGCATCTCTTCAAG GCAGATCCCCATGGCAAACTTCCTGTACTGCTTCCTTTTCTGGTTTTCTATTATTTGTTCTGCTTTCTATTGCGTGTCAAATGCAGGAGCTGTTAATTTCAGTTTTCCTCCCCAAATGGATATCTATCTGTGGAAGGATGCTTCCATTTCTAATGATCTGATACAGCTTACCAAGAGCTCAGTCAATGCCAACATATCATGGAGCCTCGGCTGGGCAACTTATGACAGCATTGTTCCTTT TGGAGACGGTCTCACTTTCTTTCTTGCTCAGTTCGACTTTAAACCCTTTGATGCTGATACGGGCAACTATCTCGGCCTGTTTAGATCTGAAACAGATGGGAATCCATCGAACCAGATTGTTGCTTTGGAGTTCGACACGTATAAGAATGACTACGATACAGATGGTAATCATGTGGGAATCGATGTCAACAGCATTCAATCCAAGATAATCTTTTCAGTAAGTGGTCTTTACGAAGGCGCTGCCCTCCATAACGGAAGAAAATGGGATGCATGGGTGCTTTACAATGGTTCAAGTAGAGTGCCACAGCTTCAAGTGTTGCAGTATCCTATAGACCTGAGCCAGTACCTTCCCCCAAACGTCATGGTTGGCCTTTCGGCCTCCACTGGGGCTGCAATTGAGTTTCATGCTCTGCACGTTTGGAATTTTTCGTCTCAATCTTCATAG